ACCACCGGACAGCTGGCTGGGGCGGTGATCCTGCCGGTTTTCCAGCCCCAGCGAAGTCAGCAACTCCGCCGCCCGCTGCTGACGCTGCTCGGCAGGCAGGCCGGTGTAGATCGCCGGCACCTCGACGTTCTCCCGCGCGGTGGCGGTGGCGATCAGGTTATAGCTCTGGAACACGAAGCCGAAGGACTCCCGTCGCAAGCGCGCCAGCTCATCGCCCTGCAGGGTGGACACATCTTCTCCCCGAAAGCGGTACTGGCCACTGCTGGCCTGATCCAGACAGCCGAGAATATTCATCAGGGTCGACTTGCCCGAACCGGACGTGCCCATGATGGCGACAAACTCACCGGCATGGATCTGCAGGTCGATGCCATGCAGCACCTCGACTTCCAGATCACCGTTACGAAAAGTCTTGGTAATACCCTGCAGGGCAATCAGCGGTGTGGCTGACTGGCTAGCAACATCGGCTGCGGAAACGGGCCGGGAGGAGATCATCTGGCTCACAGGCGCATCCTCGACTCAGGCCCTGCCGGCGGCGTGCCGACACCACTGCGCTGGCCACTGCGATTGCCACCGGCGACATTGGGCAGCAGCACCTGCTCACCTTCATTCAGACCCGACAGGATCTGCGCCTGAATACGGTTGGTGACGCCCACTTCGACACTGCGCTCTTCCACCGAGCCATCGGCCTTCAGTACCTTGACTCTGGCCGGATGCGGACGACCGCCACCGGCCATCCCTGCACTGCTGCGTTCGGCACCGGCCATCGGCGCGGCTGATGCAGGGGCTGGGGCTGGGGCTGCCTTGTCACCACTCCCGCCCGCACCGTTAGCGCCCGCCGCACCTTCGCGTCGGCGCGGTGTACTCATTTCCAGCGCCGCCGCCGGCACCAGCAAGGCATCCCGGGCGGCTCCCACCACAAAAAACACCTGCGCGGTCATCTGCGTCATCAGCGCACCGCGCGGATTGGGGACATCAAACAGGGCGTTGTAGAGCACTACGTTATTGGTCACCGTCGGCGTCGGCTCGACCTTACGCAGGGTGCCTTCCCAGCGCCTGCCCTGACTGCCCAGCGTGGTGAAGTACACCGCCATGCCGACCTTGAGTTTGCTGATGTCCGCTTCCGACACCTGGGTCTGGACGGTCATGGTCGACAGGTCGGCGATCTGCAGGATCACCGGCGCCTGCTGATTGGAATTGAGGGTCTGGCCTTTGCGCGCCGAGATCGACACGACAGTACCGGACATCGGTGCGTAGATACGGGCATAGCCCAGATTGGCCTGATCGCCGCGCAGGGTGGATTCGGTCTGGTCGATCTGTGCCTTCAGCGCTTCGATCTGGGCTTTGGCCGAACGCAGCTCGGCCTCGGCGGTCTGGAAGGTATCGGTGGAGGTAGCCTGCTCGGCCAGCAGGTTTTTCTGGCGTTTGTACTGTAGCCCTGCCAGCGTCAGCTGCGACTGTTTTTCTTCCAGCTGGGCTTTGAGATTGCGCAGCTGCGCACGGCTGGAGTCGACCCTGGCCTGCAGCACAGTGGGGTCAATTTCTGCCAGCAGGTCACCTTCCTTCACCTGATCTCCCACTTCCACATGGATGGTGGTGAGCTGCCCCGACACCTGCGCGCCGACATCCACATAGTCGCGGGGCTGCAGGGCGCCGGTGGCAGTGACCAGATTCTCCAGATCACCCCGCTGTACCGTGGCGGTCAGCCGGGCCTGCTGCTGACTGGCGGGGGCCTGATAGTAACGCCAGCCGCCATAGCCTCCGGCCGCCAGCACAATGGCCAGGGTCAGGCCCGACAGCCAGGGGCGACGGCGCGTGTGTTTACTGTTGGTCTTGCTCATCAACCGCTACTTCCTCAATCCGGCGACGCTGCAGAGATGCTGGCTCTGCGGTTGCACTGTTTTACGCAGGGAGAACCACCCCAACTGCGAAGGCGTCTCATTTAACCTTTGCTTACGGTTAATTTACAGCGTCCATGCACATTTCCCGCCAGTGCTTTATGACACGGCGTTGCACAGGCGATGTCCTGTAAGCCGCTGTCACGCAGCCACTCCACTGCGGCCAGCGGGCCACGCAAACAGACTATGGATATAAAAAATCGGTATTTATTGGAATAAGAGATTCAATTTATATTCCAAAAACGCAATTTAGCTGATTAATCCTTGAGCAACAGCTGATTCCCTGGTGGAAGACAGAAGCAAAGGACGCCCCCTGTTCCTGCAGCAAACGGACGGACACCATGAACCTGCAACAACTTCGCATCGTCAGAGAGACCGCCCGTCGTCAGTTCAATCTGACCGATGTGGCCAATGCGCTCTACACCTCACAGTCAGGGGTCAGTAAACATCTCAAGGATCTGGAAGAAGAACTCGGCGTCGAGCTGTTCGAGCGCAAGGGCAAGCGCCTGCTCGGCCTGACCGCACCGGGAGCCCAGCTGCTGGGCATGGCCGAACGCATCCTGCTGGAAGCGGAAAACATGAAGCGTCTGGCACGCCAGTATGTGCAGCAGGATGAAGGGCGGCTGGCCATTGCCACCACCCATACTCAGGCACGCTATGCCCTGCCGCGAATCATCAAGGCGTTCAAGCTGGAATTCCCCAAGGTCCATCTGGAACTGCACCAGTGCGGCCCTGATGAAATCGTCTCGCTGCTGAAAGCCGGTCAGGTCGATATAGGTATCGCCACCGAGGCATTGCCCAACGAAGGCAATGCCTTTGTCTGCTTCCCCTTTTACAGCTGGCAGCATTCGGTGGTAGTGCCGTGCAACCATCCCCTCACCCAGCTGAGTCAGCCGACGCTGGCCGATCTGGCCGAATACCCGGTGATTACCTATCACGAAGGCTATACCGGCCGTACCCGTATCGACGCGGTGTTCGCCGATGCCGGACTGACGCCGGACGTGGTGATGTCGGCGGTGGATGCCGACGTGATCAAAACCTATGTCGAACTGGGCATGGGTATTGGCATCATCGCCTCGATGGCTTACACCGCCGAACGTGACACCCTGCTGCAGTGCCTGCCGGTGGAATCGCTGTTCAGCCTCAACACCACGCAGATCGCGCTGCGTCGTGGCCATTTCCTGCGTCAGTACGCCTATCGCTTTCTCAACTACTGCAGCGATGAACTGGATCAGGACAGCGTACAGCAGGCACTGGCCAGCACTGAGCCGGGACAGCGCCTTT
This Pokkaliibacter sp. MBI-7 DNA region includes the following protein-coding sequences:
- a CDS encoding efflux RND transporter periplasmic adaptor subunit, producing the protein MSKTNSKHTRRRPWLSGLTLAIVLAAGGYGGWRYYQAPASQQQARLTATVQRGDLENLVTATGALQPRDYVDVGAQVSGQLTTIHVEVGDQVKEGDLLAEIDPTVLQARVDSSRAQLRNLKAQLEEKQSQLTLAGLQYKRQKNLLAEQATSTDTFQTAEAELRSAKAQIEALKAQIDQTESTLRGDQANLGYARIYAPMSGTVVSISARKGQTLNSNQQAPVILQIADLSTMTVQTQVSEADISKLKVGMAVYFTTLGSQGRRWEGTLRKVEPTPTVTNNVVLYNALFDVPNPRGALMTQMTAQVFFVVGAARDALLVPAAALEMSTPRRREGAAGANGAGGSGDKAAPAPAPASAAPMAGAERSSAGMAGGGRPHPARVKVLKADGSVEERSVEVGVTNRIQAQILSGLNEGEQVLLPNVAGGNRSGQRSGVGTPPAGPESRMRL
- a CDS encoding CysB family HTH-type transcriptional regulator — protein: MNLQQLRIVRETARRQFNLTDVANALYTSQSGVSKHLKDLEEELGVELFERKGKRLLGLTAPGAQLLGMAERILLEAENMKRLARQYVQQDEGRLAIATTHTQARYALPRIIKAFKLEFPKVHLELHQCGPDEIVSLLKAGQVDIGIATEALPNEGNAFVCFPFYSWQHSVVVPCNHPLTQLSQPTLADLAEYPVITYHEGYTGRTRIDAVFADAGLTPDVVMSAVDADVIKTYVELGMGIGIIASMAYTAERDTLLQCLPVESLFSLNTTQIALRRGHFLRQYAYRFLNYCSDELDQDSVQQALASTEPGQRL